From the genome of Pelobacter propionicus DSM 2379, one region includes:
- a CDS encoding acyl-CoA dehydratase activase: MITMGFDLGSAAIKAVMAEEGQAVWYGTMPATAHYVHSCELLFRKGLGERGVAEEDLAGIAATGYGKGLFSRADKVVNEISANALGAFSLSDGQLRSIINIGGQDVKIIKLWPDGSVADFRMNDKCAAGTGRFFEMAERILDAPLADFGSMDRESSSPAEIGSTCAVFAETELISLMARGVDRNDIVAGLNRAIAARISSLAENMDLADGICLDGGPALNSGLHRAMGEEMGREVRVLEQPQFTVALGAALAIARERGR, from the coding sequence ATGATTACCATGGGGTTTGATCTGGGGTCCGCCGCCATCAAGGCGGTCATGGCTGAAGAGGGCCAGGCGGTCTGGTACGGCACGATGCCGGCCACGGCGCACTACGTCCACTCCTGCGAACTGCTCTTCCGGAAGGGGCTAGGGGAACGGGGAGTGGCGGAGGAGGATCTGGCCGGCATCGCCGCCACCGGCTACGGCAAGGGGTTGTTCTCACGGGCGGACAAGGTGGTCAACGAGATATCGGCCAATGCCCTGGGGGCCTTCTCCCTGAGCGACGGCCAGCTCAGGAGCATCATCAACATCGGCGGCCAGGATGTGAAGATCATCAAGCTCTGGCCGGACGGGAGCGTGGCTGATTTCAGGATGAACGACAAATGCGCCGCCGGCACCGGCAGGTTCTTCGAGATGGCGGAACGGATCCTGGACGCGCCGCTGGCGGATTTCGGCAGCATGGACAGGGAGAGCAGTTCCCCGGCGGAGATCGGCAGCACCTGCGCCGTGTTCGCCGAGACCGAGCTGATCTCCCTCATGGCCCGGGGGGTGGATCGGAACGACATCGTCGCCGGCCTGAACCGGGCCATCGCCGCGCGGATTTCCTCCCTGGCCGAGAACATGGATCTTGCCGACGGCATCTGCCTGGACGGGGGTCCGGCCCTGAACAGCGGGCTGCACCGGGCAATGGGTGAGGAGATGGGACGGGAGGTGCGGGTCCTGGAGCAGCCGCAGTTCACCGTGGCCCTGGGGGCGGCGCTGGCAATCGCCCGGGAGAGGGGGCGCTGA
- a CDS encoding 4Fe-4S binding protein, with protein MNLTRSRLLVQSLSFGILTYGGRFGLNLGHALPCLSCPYVNGCGGHCFLMALQGSFWGVQASLSALAGPRGLETLRMLALFILLALQLSKLWCGWICPFGTLQDALTWVRSRLGIPEARWSWATSDRLRWVKYIFLLLLLAIPLMIANLGLHGDYGLPFCQICPAKPLMPLFTGDTAHLAIDTTNAITTAMTVLSLLLAGGFLAGMFFRERFFCIFCPMLALLGLVQRFGLVRFTKNVNACVGCGSCARSCPLEIRTVRAELVKRDVMSPECMACMTCADSCAHDGSLSFHWLKWRIFASSAVGAARRFRKGLFS; from the coding sequence GTGAACCTGACTCGGAGCCGGCTGCTGGTTCAATCCCTCTCCTTCGGCATCCTGACCTACGGCGGCCGTTTCGGCCTGAACCTGGGGCACGCCCTCCCCTGCCTCTCCTGCCCCTATGTTAACGGTTGCGGAGGGCACTGTTTCCTGATGGCGCTGCAGGGTTCCTTCTGGGGAGTGCAGGCTTCCCTGTCGGCCCTGGCCGGTCCGCGCGGCCTGGAGACCCTCAGGATGCTGGCGTTGTTCATCCTGCTGGCACTGCAGCTCTCCAAACTCTGGTGCGGCTGGATCTGCCCCTTCGGCACGCTGCAGGACGCCCTCACCTGGGTCAGGAGCCGGCTCGGCATACCCGAGGCACGCTGGTCATGGGCAACGTCCGACCGGCTGCGCTGGGTGAAATACATCTTCCTGCTCCTGCTGCTGGCAATTCCGCTGATGATCGCCAACCTGGGGCTGCACGGCGATTACGGGCTCCCCTTCTGCCAGATCTGCCCGGCCAAGCCGCTCATGCCGCTCTTTACCGGAGACACGGCCCACCTGGCCATCGATACCACCAACGCCATCACCACCGCCATGACGGTCCTCTCCCTGCTGCTGGCGGGCGGTTTTCTGGCCGGGATGTTCTTCAGGGAGCGTTTCTTCTGCATCTTCTGCCCCATGCTGGCCCTGTTGGGGCTGGTGCAGCGCTTCGGCCTGGTCAGGTTCACCAAGAACGTCAACGCCTGCGTCGGCTGCGGGAGCTGCGCTCGGAGCTGCCCCCTGGAGATCCGCACCGTTCGGGCAGAACTGGTGAAGCGTGACGTCATGTCCCCCGAGTGCATGGCCTGCATGACCTGCGCCGATTCCTGTGCCCATGACGGGTCACTTTCGTTCCACTGGCTGAAGTGGCGCATCTTCGCATCGTCCGCCGTCGGTGCGGCCCGCAGATTCAGGAAAGGTTTGTTTTCATGA
- the meaB gene encoding methylmalonyl Co-A mutase-associated GTPase MeaB, which produces MKRDGTDKSRPEWVPEQAGAGDGFTTHVMEGIHSLHDGMSKRPPAAPRQGAVVKRRELSVEEYQEGVLAGDRVVLAQAITLVESNALRHQDKAQELLRRLLPRCRDAIRIGVTGVPGAGKSTLIEALGTRLCDRGHRVAVLAVDPSSRVTGGSILGDKTRMESLSRHSNAFIRPSPSGGVLGGVARKSRETMLLCEAAGFDVILVETVGVGQSEVTVRSMVDFFMLVTITGAGDDLQGIKKGIMELTDLIVVNKADGANLIRANATRADYEQVLHYLQPATEGWLTGARTCSATTGNGIDELWQVVEQFKRVTRESGVFTRRRQKQNLEWVYTLVREQLEKNFFSHPAVKTAIPAMEKGVMEGTIAPTMAALQLLKRYSVE; this is translated from the coding sequence ATGAAACGGGACGGCACGGACAAAAGCCGGCCCGAATGGGTACCGGAACAGGCGGGCGCCGGCGACGGCTTCACCACCCACGTCATGGAGGGGATCCACAGCCTCCATGACGGCATGTCAAAACGCCCCCCTGCCGCCCCCCGGCAGGGGGCGGTGGTCAAGCGCAGGGAACTCTCCGTCGAGGAATACCAGGAGGGGGTTCTTGCCGGCGACCGCGTGGTGCTGGCCCAGGCCATCACGCTGGTGGAGAGCAACGCGCTCCGCCACCAGGACAAGGCCCAGGAACTGCTGCGGCGCCTCTTGCCCCGCTGCCGGGACGCCATCCGTATCGGCGTGACCGGCGTCCCGGGAGCGGGCAAGAGCACCCTGATCGAAGCCCTGGGAACCAGGCTCTGCGACCGGGGCCACCGGGTGGCGGTCTTGGCCGTCGACCCCAGCAGCAGGGTCACCGGCGGGAGCATCCTGGGGGACAAGACCCGCATGGAGTCCCTCTCCCGTCACAGCAACGCCTTCATCCGCCCCTCCCCCTCGGGAGGGGTGCTGGGGGGGGTGGCCCGCAAGAGTCGGGAGACCATGCTGCTCTGCGAGGCGGCCGGTTTTGATGTCATCCTGGTGGAGACTGTGGGGGTCGGCCAGAGCGAGGTAACGGTGCGTTCCATGGTGGATTTCTTCATGCTGGTCACCATCACCGGAGCGGGCGACGACCTGCAGGGGATCAAGAAGGGGATCATGGAGCTGACCGACCTGATCGTGGTCAACAAGGCCGACGGCGCCAACCTGATCCGCGCCAACGCAACCCGGGCCGACTACGAACAGGTGCTGCACTACCTCCAGCCGGCTACCGAGGGATGGCTGACCGGCGCCAGGACCTGCTCGGCCACCACTGGTAACGGCATCGACGAACTCTGGCAGGTTGTCGAGCAGTTCAAGCGGGTGACCCGGGAGTCGGGGGTCTTCACCCGGCGCCGCCAGAAACAGAACCTGGAATGGGTCTACACCCTGGTGCGGGAACAGTTGGAAAAGAATTTTTTCAGCCATCCCGCGGTCAAGACGGCGATCCCCGCCATGGAGAAGGGGGTCATGGAGGGAACCATCGCGCCGACCATGGCGGCGCTGCAGCTCCTGAAACGCTATTCCGTAGAGTAA
- the scpA gene encoding methylmalonyl-CoA mutase codes for MSSFPNFKDIAYEPHRKVVDTQTWQKEFTESVGEPPIWMTNEQIPVKALYTEEDIKGIEHIGSTAGIAPNLRGPYPTMYVQRPWTIRQYAGFSTAEESNAFYRRNLAMGQKGLSVAFDLATHRGYDSDHPRVVGDVGKAGVAVDSILDAEILFSGIPLNKMSVSMTMNGAVLPVLAFYIVAGLEQGAQLDELSGTIQNDILKEFMVRNTYIYGPEGSMRIIGDIFEYTSKYMPKFNSISISGYHMQEAGATADIELAYTIADGLEYIRTGITAGLEVDKFAPRLSFFWAEGMNYFMEVSKLRAGRLLWAKLLKQFNPKNPKSLALRTHSQTSGWSLTEQDPFNNVTRTCLEAMAATLGHTQSLHTNALDEAIALPTDFSARIARNTQIYLQSETSICKAIDPWGGSYYVEWLTDQLRKKAWAHIVEVESLGGMAKAIETGLPKMRIEEAAARKQARIDSKAEPIIGVNKFRLEQEDPIDILSIDNTAVRESQIARLKKLRAERDNAKVQGILEAITRAAESRENGNLLELAVEAAKARASLGEISDAMEKVYPRHKAVIRSISGIYSSEYAENEEVQEVQRMCAEFEEQEGRRPRILVAKMGQDGHDRGAKVIATAFSDLGFDVDVGPLFQTPEETADMAVENDVHVVGFSSLAAGHKTLLPQLVEELRKRGRGDILVQIGGVIPAQDYQYLYDHGADLIFGPGTVIPIAARKTLELLKKRLA; via the coding sequence ATGAGTTCATTCCCGAATTTCAAGGATATTGCCTACGAACCGCACAGGAAGGTCGTGGACACACAGACCTGGCAGAAGGAGTTCACAGAGTCCGTCGGAGAACCGCCGATCTGGATGACCAACGAGCAGATCCCGGTCAAGGCGCTCTACACCGAGGAGGACATCAAGGGCATCGAGCACATCGGATCCACCGCCGGTATCGCCCCCAACCTGCGTGGCCCCTACCCCACCATGTACGTGCAGCGCCCCTGGACGATCCGCCAGTACGCCGGTTTCTCCACCGCCGAGGAGAGCAACGCCTTCTACCGCCGCAACCTGGCCATGGGGCAGAAAGGGCTCTCGGTGGCCTTCGACCTGGCCACCCACCGCGGCTATGACTCGGACCATCCCCGGGTGGTGGGAGATGTGGGCAAGGCCGGGGTTGCCGTCGACTCCATCCTGGACGCCGAGATCCTCTTTTCCGGCATCCCGCTGAACAAGATGTCCGTCTCCATGACCATGAACGGCGCGGTCCTGCCGGTTCTGGCCTTCTACATCGTGGCCGGTCTGGAGCAGGGGGCGCAGCTGGACGAGCTGTCCGGCACGATCCAGAACGACATCCTCAAGGAGTTCATGGTGCGCAACACCTACATCTATGGGCCGGAAGGCTCCATGCGCATCATCGGCGACATCTTTGAGTACACATCCAAATACATGCCCAAGTTCAACAGCATAAGCATCTCCGGCTATCACATGCAGGAAGCCGGCGCCACCGCCGACATCGAGCTGGCCTACACCATCGCCGACGGCCTGGAATACATCCGCACCGGCATCACCGCCGGCCTGGAGGTGGACAAATTCGCGCCGCGTCTCTCCTTCTTCTGGGCCGAGGGGATGAACTACTTCATGGAGGTCTCCAAACTGCGTGCCGGTCGACTTTTGTGGGCCAAACTGCTCAAGCAATTCAACCCGAAGAATCCAAAATCCCTGGCCCTGCGCACCCATTCTCAGACCTCGGGGTGGAGCCTCACGGAACAGGATCCCTTTAACAACGTCACCCGCACCTGCCTGGAGGCAATGGCAGCCACCCTGGGGCACACCCAGTCGCTGCACACCAACGCCCTGGACGAGGCCATCGCCCTGCCCACCGACTTCTCGGCCCGCATCGCCCGCAACACCCAGATTTACCTGCAGAGCGAAACTTCCATCTGCAAGGCAATCGACCCCTGGGGCGGCTCCTACTACGTGGAATGGCTGACCGACCAGCTGCGCAAGAAGGCCTGGGCGCACATCGTGGAGGTGGAGTCCCTGGGAGGCATGGCCAAGGCCATTGAGACTGGCCTGCCCAAGATGCGCATCGAAGAGGCGGCGGCCCGCAAACAGGCCAGGATCGACTCCAAGGCCGAGCCGATCATCGGCGTCAACAAGTTCCGGCTGGAGCAGGAGGATCCCATCGACATCCTCTCCATCGACAACACTGCCGTACGCGAATCCCAGATCGCCCGACTGAAGAAGCTGCGCGCCGAACGGGACAACGCCAAGGTCCAGGGAATCCTGGAGGCCATAACCAGGGCGGCCGAATCCCGGGAGAACGGCAACCTGCTGGAGCTGGCGGTGGAGGCTGCCAAGGCGCGGGCCAGCCTGGGCGAGATATCCGACGCCATGGAGAAAGTCTATCCCCGCCACAAGGCGGTCATCCGCTCCATCTCCGGAATCTACAGCTCCGAGTACGCTGAAAACGAAGAGGTGCAGGAGGTACAGCGCATGTGCGCCGAGTTCGAGGAGCAGGAGGGGCGGCGGCCCCGCATCCTGGTGGCCAAGATGGGACAGGACGGCCACGACCGGGGCGCCAAGGTCATCGCCACCGCCTTCTCCGACCTGGGGTTTGATGTGGATGTGGGTCCGCTGTTCCAGACTCCGGAAGAGACGGCCGACATGGCGGTGGAGAACGACGTGCACGTGGTCGGCTTCAGCTCATTGGCAGCCGGGCACAAGACCCTGCTTCCCCAGCTGGTGGAGGAGCTCAGGAAGCGGGGACGGGGCGATATCCTGGTGCAGATCGGCGGCGTCATCCCGGCCCAGGACTACCAGTACCTGTACGACCACGGCGCCGACCTGATCTTCGGACCCGGCACGGTCATCCCCATCGCGGCCAGGAAGACCCTGGAGCTGCTCAAGAAACGACTGGCATGA
- a CDS encoding 4Fe-4S binding protein, translated as MNINSVRLIYFSPTHTTKRVLEAIARSFPEAAVEQYDLTLPGARLPEETAGEGVLTIFGAPVYGGRLPAQARERLRLVRGGGMAVVVVLYGNREFEDALLELWDLAQELGYIPIAGGAFIGEHSFSTPEVPVAAGRPDTADLEAAAEFGRRIGKKARRLTGLDLVPSLEVPGDSPYREWKGLSIPPETDASLCIRCGTCVRICPTAAISSGVGMPTDLVACIACCACVRECPTGARVMRDERIREKAVWLNEKCAERKEPQTFV; from the coding sequence ATGAACATCAACTCAGTACGACTGATCTATTTCTCTCCAACCCACACCACCAAGAGGGTGCTGGAAGCCATTGCCCGCTCCTTCCCGGAGGCGGCGGTGGAGCAGTACGACCTGACCCTTCCCGGCGCCCGTCTCCCTGAAGAAACGGCAGGGGAGGGTGTCCTGACCATTTTCGGCGCGCCGGTGTACGGCGGCCGGCTTCCCGCCCAGGCGCGGGAGAGGCTGCGGCTTGTGCGCGGCGGCGGCATGGCGGTGGTGGTGGTCCTGTACGGAAACCGGGAGTTCGAAGACGCCCTGCTGGAGCTGTGGGACCTGGCCCAGGAACTGGGGTACATCCCCATTGCCGGGGGCGCCTTTATCGGCGAACACTCCTTCTCCACCCCCGAGGTTCCGGTGGCGGCTGGTCGGCCCGACACGGCGGACCTGGAAGCGGCGGCGGAGTTTGGCAGGCGGATCGGGAAAAAGGCGCGTCGGCTCACCGGCCTGGACCTTGTCCCATCACTGGAGGTTCCTGGCGACTCTCCCTACCGGGAGTGGAAGGGGCTCTCCATCCCGCCGGAGACGGACGCCTCCCTTTGCATCCGTTGCGGGACATGCGTCCGGATCTGTCCGACGGCGGCCATCTCCTCCGGCGTTGGCATGCCCACGGACCTGGTGGCCTGCATCGCCTGCTGCGCCTGTGTCAGGGAGTGCCCCACCGGCGCCAGGGTGATGCGGGACGAGCGCATCCGGGAGAAGGCGGTGTGGCTCAACGAAAAATGCGCTGAGAGAAAAGAACCCCAGACCTTTGTCTAG
- a CDS encoding MarR family transcriptional regulator, giving the protein MTGVNNLTVEKIRVGNSNIRKPILVSCVAKGLLPYHGLGSGIKRAQEKWQAIDFPMTTVHRHSQRQPVEELDFIRSNPAVSYDELADMTPKDRTTVMRNIGRLKDVGILRRVGSKKTGRWEVIE; this is encoded by the coding sequence ATGACCGGCGTAAACAACCTGACGGTGGAGAAGATCCGGGTCGGGAACTCTAATATCCGCAAGCCGATCTTGGTTTCCTGCGTGGCCAAGGGACTACTCCCCTACCATGGCCTGGGCTCGGGCATCAAGCGGGCGCAGGAGAAGTGGCAGGCCATCGATTTTCCGATGACCACGGTTCATCGCCACAGTCAGCGCCAGCCGGTGGAAGAGCTGGATTTTATTCGGTCAAATCCGGCTGTTTCCTATGATGAACTAGCCGACATGACCCCAAAGGACCGCACTACTGTGATGCGTAACATCGGGAGGCTGAAGGATGTAGGCATCCTGCGGCGTGTGGGCTCCAAAAAAACCGGCCGTTGGGAGGTTATTGAATGA
- the mce gene encoding methylmalonyl-CoA epimerase, with the protein MLKKINHIGIAVASLDDNIPFYRDQLGMALAGQEEVAEQKVRVAMFTIGESKIELLEPTSPDSPIAKFLEKNGSGVHHLAYEVDDCSAAIATMIAGGARMIDEKPRNGAHGTLIAFIHPKSSNGILTELCQRGH; encoded by the coding sequence ATGCTCAAAAAAATCAACCACATCGGCATTGCCGTGGCATCCCTTGACGACAACATCCCCTTCTACCGCGATCAGCTGGGCATGGCCTTGGCCGGCCAGGAGGAGGTGGCGGAACAGAAGGTTCGTGTTGCCATGTTCACTATCGGCGAGTCCAAGATCGAACTGCTGGAGCCCACCTCTCCCGACAGCCCCATCGCCAAGTTCCTGGAGAAGAACGGCAGCGGCGTCCATCACCTGGCCTACGAGGTGGACGACTGCTCCGCCGCCATCGCCACCATGATCGCCGGCGGCGCGCGGATGATCGACGAGAAGCCGCGCAACGGCGCCCACGGCACCCTGATCGCTTTCATCCACCCCAAGAGCAGCAACGGCATCCTGACCGAGCTCTGCCAGCGCGGGCACTGA
- a CDS encoding 2-hydroxyacyl-CoA dehydratase subunit D — protein sequence MNNVVTRREELQQLRARADMATEYAAEMAALRSRKDYLAEYDYFLDLLGLLPHPERFRERFKKPLVGLTCVQAPLELVDALGFHPYRLCAHASSRQRLVSSQLPSLACPLLKSIRGSFHLDESLERLCDLTVIPGSCDWMAKLPETLEGRAPGVHVMELPRIRESERGQRRWLEEVRELKRVLEKRAGRSLSRQALLRSLETHARAWRAWHLLLDARSQSLISATWTTVISHAFLMGDTEGWTDRVNRLLRVLREQPPLSGTRVFLAGSPIFFPNLKVPQLIEEAGMHIAGDELCSSERILAGPALGRDRSVDGLLRSLAEQYHLGCSCPSFTDTPRRLANLLETLHQRRISGVIYHVLKGCHPYDMDSYRYEKIIKERGFSFIRIETDLSREDGKNLLVRLEAFRDLLHERS from the coding sequence ATGAACAATGTTGTGACCCGCAGGGAAGAACTGCAGCAGCTTCGGGCCAGGGCCGACATGGCAACGGAGTATGCCGCGGAAATGGCGGCGCTTCGTTCCCGGAAGGACTACCTGGCCGAGTACGACTATTTTCTCGACCTGCTCGGCCTGCTCCCCCATCCGGAGCGGTTCCGGGAACGATTCAAGAAACCGCTGGTCGGCCTGACCTGCGTGCAGGCCCCCCTGGAGCTGGTGGACGCCCTGGGCTTTCACCCCTACCGCCTCTGCGCCCATGCTTCCTCCCGACAGAGGCTGGTCTCATCCCAGCTTCCCTCATTGGCCTGCCCCCTGCTCAAGTCGATACGGGGATCGTTCCATCTGGATGAATCGCTGGAACGGCTCTGTGACCTGACCGTCATACCCGGCAGCTGCGACTGGATGGCAAAACTTCCGGAGACACTTGAAGGGCGGGCACCTGGCGTACATGTCATGGAACTGCCCCGCATCAGGGAGAGCGAACGGGGGCAGCGGCGCTGGCTTGAAGAGGTCAGAGAGCTGAAACGGGTTCTGGAAAAACGGGCAGGGAGAAGCCTGTCACGCCAGGCGCTGCTCCGTTCCCTGGAGACCCATGCCAGGGCATGGCGCGCCTGGCATCTCCTCCTGGATGCGCGCAGCCAAAGCCTCATATCCGCCACCTGGACCACGGTGATCAGCCATGCCTTTCTGATGGGTGATACGGAAGGCTGGACGGATCGGGTCAACAGGCTGCTGCGGGTTCTGAGGGAACAGCCGCCCCTGTCCGGCACCCGCGTTTTCCTGGCCGGTTCGCCGATCTTTTTTCCCAACCTCAAGGTTCCGCAGCTGATCGAAGAGGCCGGCATGCACATCGCCGGAGACGAGCTCTGCTCATCGGAGAGGATTCTGGCGGGTCCGGCCCTGGGCAGGGACCGTTCCGTGGATGGGCTTTTGCGCAGCCTGGCGGAACAGTACCATCTGGGCTGCAGCTGCCCCAGTTTTACGGACACCCCCCGGCGTCTGGCCAACCTGCTGGAAACCCTGCATCAGCGCCGGATTTCCGGCGTGATCTACCATGTGCTCAAGGGGTGCCATCCCTACGACATGGACAGTTATCGCTACGAAAAGATCATCAAGGAGCGGGGCTTCTCCTTTATCCGCATCGAAACCGACCTGTCCCGGGAGGACGGCAAGAACCTGTTGGTGCGCCTGGAGGCGTTCCGCGACCTGCTGCATGAAAGGAGTTGA
- the meaB gene encoding methylmalonyl Co-A mutase-associated GTPase MeaB, protein MSLASRILNGDIRAAARIMRHIDDNRPGVTEELKQLFPATGNAHIIGITGPPGAGKSTLTDRLIGAFRSRGRTVGVVAVDPTSPFSGGAVLGDRVRMRDHFTDEGVFIRSLATRGALGGVSRSTADVVMVLDALGKDVIIIETVGVGQDEVDIARIAHTTCVVTVPGLGDGIQSIKAGILEIADIFVVNKADRPGADEAARDLNTMLDLRAPSTGEGRRPAVLKTEASRGSGVDELCDEITAHREQLLHSDAIASFTRERNRTYLMDIIGHALKHRATEYLSQDNLLNSLLDAMDGRAMDPYSAAEQAIAGMMNGAC, encoded by the coding sequence ATGTCCCTCGCCAGCAGAATTCTCAACGGCGACATCCGCGCCGCGGCGCGGATCATGCGCCACATCGACGACAACCGACCCGGCGTGACGGAAGAGCTGAAGCAACTCTTCCCCGCCACGGGCAATGCCCATATCATCGGCATCACCGGCCCACCCGGCGCGGGCAAGTCTACCCTTACCGACCGCCTGATCGGCGCCTTCCGCTCCCGCGGCCGCACGGTGGGGGTGGTGGCCGTTGATCCCACCAGCCCCTTCAGCGGCGGCGCCGTGCTGGGGGATCGGGTGCGCATGCGCGACCACTTCACCGACGAGGGGGTCTTCATCCGCAGCCTGGCCACCCGCGGCGCACTGGGGGGGGTCTCCCGCTCCACCGCCGACGTGGTCATGGTCCTGGATGCCCTGGGCAAGGATGTGATCATCATCGAGACCGTGGGCGTGGGACAGGACGAGGTGGATATCGCCAGGATCGCCCACACCACCTGCGTGGTCACGGTACCCGGCCTGGGGGATGGCATCCAGTCCATCAAGGCGGGCATCCTGGAGATCGCCGACATCTTCGTAGTCAACAAGGCCGATCGCCCGGGGGCGGATGAGGCTGCCCGCGACCTGAACACGATGCTGGACCTGCGCGCCCCCTCCACAGGTGAGGGACGCCGCCCCGCCGTGCTCAAGACCGAGGCCAGCCGGGGGAGCGGCGTGGACGAGTTGTGCGACGAAATAACCGCCCACCGGGAACAGCTGCTGCACAGCGACGCCATCGCTTCGTTCACCAGGGAGCGCAACCGGACTTATCTAATGGATATCATCGGCCACGCCCTAAAGCACCGGGCCACGGAATATCTGAGTCAGGACAATCTGTTGAATTCCCTGCTGGATGCCATGGACGGCCGCGCCATGGATCCCTACTCCGCGGCCGAACAGGCCATCGCCGGAATGATGAACGGGGCGTGCTGA